In Vibrio alginolyticus NBRC 15630 = ATCC 17749, one genomic interval encodes:
- a CDS encoding sodium:solute symporter family transporter, with amino-acid sequence MHEFGALNWSILGGYIALTLVLGAVIGKRVTSASQFALGDKNIPWWAIGISVVCTYVSAMSFLGGPAWSYKEGLSVIAIHLNYPLVIFFIVAVFMPFFYNNGLTSIYEYQERRFGKASRLTLSFIFLIKQALSSAAVLYATAMILEFITGIDVMYCIMIVTAIALIYTVMGGIAAVIWTDVIQAVILFIGAFIIIEAVWNGMPAPMTEVMAELKAKGMTDALQTSFDLSQVTTVWAGVIAMTMFHTTVYGGNQMMVQRCMAAKNMGDAKKAMLMMGYVAFFIYFVFILLGVLFNAYYDGKEFENGNTIILHYASEYGMPGLMGIIAAAILAASMSSLDSAFNSMATVSVADFYKRFYKQNESEEHYLKVSRFFTVAWAILVIIPAIMFATSTGSVLEVLSKAGSYFVGASFCMFVLGFYSKHITEKGLLIGVAASFLVIWYVAVATDIAWPWYCVIGVLVNAVVAYIASLLLTGKQDEMHLYTVKGQQAEYARLNKPIKEDGWYVVPGKIDAPCYGLLVMFVFSLVMLWGINAFTDNAPMLINFMRGCSILVATACIGYMGYSLLSPKRKVAVKQAN; translated from the coding sequence ATGCATGAGTTTGGCGCACTTAACTGGAGCATCCTTGGCGGATACATTGCCCTAACGTTAGTACTGGGCGCAGTAATTGGTAAGCGAGTCACTTCTGCGAGCCAATTCGCCTTGGGTGACAAAAACATTCCTTGGTGGGCGATCGGTATTTCAGTCGTTTGTACTTACGTCAGTGCCATGTCGTTTCTTGGTGGGCCGGCTTGGTCATACAAAGAAGGCCTATCGGTAATCGCGATTCACCTCAATTACCCGCTCGTGATCTTCTTCATCGTGGCTGTATTCATGCCGTTTTTCTACAATAACGGTTTAACCTCTATATACGAGTATCAAGAACGACGCTTCGGTAAGGCTTCACGACTGACATTGTCGTTTATCTTCCTTATCAAACAAGCATTGAGCTCGGCAGCGGTACTCTATGCGACAGCAATGATTTTAGAGTTCATCACAGGTATCGACGTGATGTACTGCATCATGATCGTCACTGCAATTGCCCTTATCTACACCGTAATGGGCGGTATCGCGGCTGTCATTTGGACTGATGTGATTCAAGCTGTGATCTTGTTTATTGGCGCATTCATCATCATCGAAGCCGTATGGAATGGCATGCCTGCCCCGATGACGGAGGTAATGGCAGAACTCAAAGCGAAAGGAATGACAGATGCCCTACAGACAAGTTTTGACCTAAGCCAAGTAACGACTGTATGGGCTGGCGTTATCGCAATGACGATGTTCCACACCACCGTGTATGGCGGTAACCAAATGATGGTACAGCGCTGTATGGCCGCGAAAAACATGGGCGATGCGAAAAAGGCAATGTTGATGATGGGCTACGTGGCCTTCTTTATTTACTTTGTCTTTATCTTGCTTGGCGTCCTGTTCAACGCTTATTACGACGGTAAAGAGTTTGAAAACGGCAACACCATCATTCTTCATTATGCGAGTGAATATGGAATGCCAGGCTTGATGGGCATCATTGCCGCTGCGATTCTGGCGGCAAGTATGTCGAGTCTCGATTCCGCATTTAACTCAATGGCGACCGTTTCTGTGGCTGACTTTTACAAACGCTTCTACAAGCAAAACGAGTCGGAAGAGCATTACTTAAAGGTATCGCGTTTCTTCACGGTGGCGTGGGCGATTTTGGTCATCATTCCAGCGATCATGTTTGCCACCAGCACAGGCTCGGTACTGGAAGTGCTGAGTAAGGCAGGCTCTTACTTTGTCGGTGCGAGCTTCTGTATGTTCGTCCTTGGTTTCTACTCAAAACACATTACGGAAAAAGGCTTGTTAATTGGCGTTGCTGCTAGCTTCTTGGTGATCTGGTATGTAGCCGTTGCGACCGATATTGCGTGGCCTTGGTATTGCGTGATTGGCGTCCTTGTGAATGCCGTTGTCGCTTACATTGCTAGCCTTCTCCTGACGGGTAAACAAGATGAAATGCATCTTTACACAGTGAAAGGCCAGCAAGCGGAATATGCTCGTCTAAATAAACCAATCAAGGAAGATGGTTGGTATGTCGTTCCCGGCAAAATCGATGCTCCATGTTATGGTTTACTAGTGATGTTTGTATTCTCTCTCGTGATGCTTTGGGGGATCAACGCGTTTACCGACAACGCTCCTATGCTGATTAACTTTATGCGTGGCTGCTCTATTCTTGTCGCTACCGCTTGCATCGGATACATGGGGTATTCACTCCTCTCCCCGAAACGTAAAGTTGCAGTCAAACAAGCAAATTAA
- a CDS encoding LacI family DNA-binding transcriptional regulator gives MKSIKHVVTSKDVAKMAGVSQSTVSRVFVPGSSVSEKTKQKVFEAAKALNYRPNAFARSLTTNESKLIGLVFPDADYPIHMKTLQLISSELQKKGYSAVLIPWQVDEEEGHSIPNIFQYRVDGVIAASATFNKSLYEECEEFNIPIVQYARVVEGTRSSYVISDNYEAGQQAAQLLHKSGVKNAVYLTGEVPTFTNDERQSGFCSEFEDLTGKTPRIIEASYDYASSLDKVRAILADKNRPEAVFCATDNLAMAVMDIARIECGLRIPQDLQVIGFDNIPQTEWLSYQLTTFRQDFRRLARECVKIIVDQINTKNGSLVKMMVPVKLIERQTTKA, from the coding sequence ATGAAATCAATTAAACACGTAGTCACATCAAAAGATGTGGCAAAGATGGCAGGCGTCTCTCAATCTACTGTATCGCGCGTGTTTGTTCCGGGTAGCTCAGTATCCGAAAAGACCAAGCAAAAAGTCTTTGAAGCGGCTAAAGCCCTTAACTACCGCCCTAACGCCTTTGCACGTAGCCTGACCACAAACGAATCGAAATTGATAGGTTTGGTGTTTCCTGATGCGGATTACCCTATCCATATGAAAACACTGCAATTAATTTCCAGTGAGTTACAGAAAAAAGGTTATTCTGCCGTATTGATTCCATGGCAAGTGGATGAAGAAGAGGGCCACTCAATCCCAAATATCTTCCAGTATCGCGTCGATGGTGTCATTGCTGCTTCCGCAACCTTCAATAAGTCCCTTTATGAAGAATGTGAAGAGTTTAATATCCCAATTGTTCAATACGCACGAGTTGTTGAAGGTACTAGGAGTAGCTACGTTATCAGTGACAACTACGAAGCAGGCCAACAAGCTGCGCAACTTCTGCACAAAAGTGGCGTGAAGAACGCGGTTTATTTGACGGGAGAAGTGCCAACCTTTACGAATGACGAACGTCAAAGCGGCTTCTGCTCTGAATTTGAAGACCTAACCGGCAAGACGCCACGCATCATTGAAGCCAGCTATGACTACGCGAGCTCACTTGATAAAGTCCGTGCCATACTGGCAGACAAAAATCGGCCTGAAGCGGTGTTCTGTGCAACCGATAACCTTGCGATGGCGGTCATGGATATCGCCCGTATAGAATGCGGGTTGAGGATTCCTCAGGACTTACAAGTCATTGGTTTTGATAATATTCCTCAGACAGAATGGTTAAGCTATCAATTAACCACGTTCCGCCAGGATTTCCGTCGCCTCGCTCGCGAGTGCGTGAAGATCATTGTTGATCAAATTAATACGAAAAACGGCAGCCTAGTAAAAATGATGGTGCCAGTGAAGTTAATCGAGCGCCAGACAACAAAAGCTTAA
- a CDS encoding multidrug effflux MFS transporter gives MSRPINFHTILLACLIISVGQLSMGLVMPSLPWIAKDFSISLDQAQLLVSIYLLGFGPSQFIYGPVSDALGRKRVLLTGLLIAMSGLLIIIFFSDTFTGMVMGRFLQGLGTGCCAVLARASTRDRFSGDELPVAMSYIAMAASITPLIAPVIGGFINFHFGWSMVFISLLGYVSLAWVIIAFKFTETITKRSVIPSPRKMLLQYKSLLTSRYFMSFASISWLNFSLMITTVSVMPFIMQDQIGMTSAQYAMWALIPALGMLCGTTICNRVRPIIGNKKMLLCTPFLHLAAAIWLFFCPVEPLFLMLGQLLMILGNGIALPCAQAMVMQPYKKQAGAAAAMSGGGQMVVSSLVSLTLVQLGLSQAWHLAIVIVIFASLTFTNIQRGFSAEQPSER, from the coding sequence ATGAGTCGCCCAATCAACTTTCATACTATACTACTCGCCTGTCTTATTATTAGCGTTGGCCAGTTGAGCATGGGGCTAGTTATGCCCTCTTTGCCATGGATAGCAAAAGACTTTTCCATCTCCCTCGACCAAGCTCAACTGCTTGTGAGTATTTATTTGCTCGGCTTCGGCCCCTCTCAATTTATCTACGGGCCAGTGTCAGATGCTTTAGGACGAAAAAGAGTATTACTTACCGGTTTACTCATCGCGATGTCTGGTCTGCTGATAATTATTTTCTTCAGTGACACATTTACAGGGATGGTGATGGGGCGCTTTTTACAAGGGTTAGGTACAGGATGCTGCGCGGTACTCGCGAGGGCGTCGACTCGAGATAGATTTAGCGGGGATGAACTCCCAGTGGCAATGTCTTACATCGCCATGGCGGCTTCAATCACGCCACTTATTGCACCTGTGATTGGCGGCTTTATCAACTTCCACTTCGGTTGGAGTATGGTGTTTATTTCTCTGTTGGGCTATGTCTCGCTGGCTTGGGTAATCATCGCCTTTAAGTTCACAGAAACCATCACAAAACGTTCTGTCATTCCGTCACCCCGAAAAATGTTACTCCAATACAAGAGCTTACTTACGTCTCGTTACTTTATGAGTTTCGCCAGTATCAGTTGGTTAAACTTCAGCTTAATGATTACGACAGTCTCTGTGATGCCATTTATCATGCAAGATCAAATTGGCATGACCTCCGCTCAATACGCGATGTGGGCGCTCATTCCCGCTTTGGGTATGTTATGTGGTACCACGATTTGTAACCGAGTAAGGCCAATTATTGGCAATAAAAAAATGCTGCTCTGCACCCCATTTCTTCACCTCGCTGCCGCAATATGGTTATTTTTCTGTCCTGTTGAGCCTCTATTTCTGATGCTAGGACAGCTATTAATGATCTTGGGTAATGGTATTGCCCTACCTTGTGCACAAGCGATGGTAATGCAACCTTATAAAAAGCAAGCAGGTGCCGCAGCGGCAATGTCTGGTGGTGGACAAATGGTCGTCTCCTCATTGGTCAGCTTAACTCTGGTGCAGCTTGGATTGAGTCAAGCATGGCATCTAGCGATCGTTATCGTAATATTTGCATCGCTTACCTTCACCAACATTCAACGTGGCTTCAGTGCAGAGCAACCTTCAGAACGATAA
- a CDS encoding START domain-containing protein, producing the protein MMLHLRMGALTLATLISAGTDASANENWQFESDKNGITIYSREHSDGLVEIRARMFTPTSYGAFLTLLEDSDNIPNWIDNASHSRVLNQISATENIVYTQFKAPWPAKNRDMVTYSKYWVDELGFTIEIKSAPDSYLAEQNGYVRIRSVDATWELQKLTNDTTLVEYKAFADPGGLLPNWLINKLSKESAWATFSNLRKELPEYQQYSHPQIDE; encoded by the coding sequence ATGATGTTGCATTTAAGAATGGGCGCCTTAACACTCGCCACATTGATATCCGCTGGCACTGATGCGAGCGCCAACGAGAACTGGCAGTTCGAGAGTGACAAGAATGGAATCACAATTTACTCCCGAGAACATAGTGACGGTTTAGTTGAGATCCGTGCCCGGATGTTCACACCCACCAGCTATGGTGCATTTTTAACGCTACTGGAAGACAGTGACAATATCCCGAACTGGATTGACAATGCCAGTCATAGCCGGGTTTTAAATCAGATATCGGCCACCGAGAACATCGTTTACACCCAGTTTAAAGCACCATGGCCTGCCAAAAATCGGGATATGGTCACCTACTCAAAGTACTGGGTCGATGAGCTGGGATTCACGATAGAAATCAAAAGCGCACCTGACTCATATCTTGCTGAACAAAATGGTTATGTTCGAATTCGCTCGGTTGATGCGACTTGGGAGTTACAAAAACTCACAAACGATACAACACTCGTGGAATACAAGGCGTTTGCTGACCCCGGAGGTCTATTGCCAAACTGGCTGATCAACAAACTCTCAAAAGAAAGTGCATGGGCGACATTTAGTAATTTAAGAAAAGAGTTACCTGAATATCAGCAATACTCTCATCCTCAAATAGATGAGTAA
- a CDS encoding bactofilin family protein: MGIFNQNSGTTSSSAASTLIAKGCSLSGELKVENDVQIDGIVDGQINVEGTLVVAESGRVNGEIYAKQLIINGMMDGNCHAEHIQVLAKGRVSGRIWSNNLSIEPGGKFFGEAAELPEKEVVTLKGKAQDSANTKENNTNNEKRLARKSA, from the coding sequence ATGGGAATCTTTAATCAAAACAGTGGAACAACGAGTAGCTCAGCAGCTTCAACTCTCATCGCCAAAGGCTGTTCTCTTAGCGGAGAACTCAAAGTAGAAAACGATGTCCAGATTGATGGCATCGTCGATGGTCAAATTAACGTGGAAGGCACTCTCGTTGTCGCAGAAAGCGGGCGAGTAAACGGTGAAATCTACGCTAAACAGCTGATCATTAACGGCATGATGGACGGAAACTGTCACGCAGAACACATTCAAGTGCTTGCCAAGGGACGCGTAAGCGGTAGGATCTGGAGCAATAACCTCAGCATTGAACCTGGTGGCAAATTCTTTGGTGAAGCAGCCGAATTACCTGAAAAGGAAGTGGTAACGTTAAAGGGTAAGGCTCAAGACAGTGCGAACACAAAAGAAAACAACACCAACAATGAAAAGCGACTTGCGCGTAAATCAGCATAA
- a CDS encoding recombinase family protein — MTTYLYTRYSPKNRAYQEHLNTLKAFAPEAQHFEDKVRGCMPPTEREAFLRLLDSVRAGDTIVLWWLTAFGRDFSQALNTIKMLLDKGVILKTVCESITFEPGSVQTQTLLTVLSGYGKVQTEHRLFAAEQGRQAIKEQPELWKQKFRGRPANKTKHQQIATLLLEGYTLQNVAEQCEVSLSTVKRVKAKLNEVDDEGGLSSRRQKGCLNGDQS; from the coding sequence ATGACCACGTATCTTTACACTCGTTATTCGCCAAAAAATCGAGCTTACCAAGAGCACCTTAATACTCTAAAAGCTTTTGCGCCCGAAGCTCAGCATTTTGAGGATAAGGTTCGTGGTTGCATGCCTCCAACCGAGAGAGAGGCATTCTTACGACTGCTCGATTCCGTCAGAGCTGGGGATACGATTGTGCTCTGGTGGCTGACCGCATTTGGTCGCGACTTTAGTCAAGCATTGAACACGATAAAAATGCTACTCGATAAAGGAGTAATATTGAAAACTGTATGTGAATCAATAACTTTTGAGCCAGGTTCTGTTCAGACTCAAACACTACTCACAGTGTTATCTGGATATGGGAAAGTGCAGACTGAACATCGCCTGTTTGCCGCAGAGCAAGGGCGACAGGCCATTAAAGAGCAGCCAGAATTATGGAAACAGAAGTTTCGCGGCCGCCCCGCAAACAAAACCAAACACCAACAGATCGCAACGTTACTGCTAGAAGGCTACACATTGCAAAACGTAGCAGAGCAATGCGAAGTCAGTCTATCGACTGTGAAGCGGGTCAAAGCAAAGCTAAATGAAGTGGATGACGAAGGCGGCTTAAGCTCACGACGCCAAAAAGGTTGTTTGAATGGAGACCAGTCATGA
- a CDS encoding M23 family metallopeptidase, which produces MKDQLTISISTINGSRHWYFSKRMQRNIKTFFVFFVVALAATVILIHHLYTRVDNAALKQAELTEHSRTMGEELSTLKTLKSELENDLSEREERVQLVSERLGELEKVLGVGEHTSTNNLDARLDAAAITSNVRMVLLNQIPSGSPVGNVRLSSGFGKRIHPVTKVAKMHRGLDFAVNIGTKIYAPADGVVEVTRRSNKGSGNFLRLQHSFGFSSSYSHLKAFKVKSGQFVKKGQLIAISGNSGLSSGPHLHYEVRFVGRALNPKPFVDWSLNDFEDIFTKERRIRWESLIKTVEQRVAQQLQLSSPKAVLLAENSK; this is translated from the coding sequence ATGAAAGACCAGTTGACGATCTCTATATCAACTATCAATGGCTCAAGACATTGGTACTTCAGTAAAAGGATGCAACGCAACATAAAAACGTTTTTCGTTTTTTTTGTTGTTGCTCTGGCCGCGACCGTAATCTTAATTCATCACTTGTACACTCGCGTTGATAATGCAGCGTTAAAACAAGCTGAATTGACAGAGCATTCACGCACCATGGGTGAAGAGCTCAGCACACTGAAAACACTTAAATCAGAGCTAGAAAATGACCTTTCAGAACGGGAAGAACGGGTACAACTTGTTTCGGAACGTTTGGGGGAATTAGAGAAAGTGCTTGGGGTTGGAGAACATACCTCGACAAATAACTTGGATGCTAGGCTCGATGCAGCGGCGATAACCTCAAACGTTCGCATGGTGTTATTAAACCAAATACCAAGTGGTTCTCCAGTCGGCAACGTACGGCTATCTTCCGGATTCGGTAAGCGTATCCATCCGGTGACAAAAGTTGCCAAAATGCATCGTGGGCTCGATTTTGCCGTAAATATCGGTACCAAAATTTATGCCCCTGCCGATGGGGTAGTGGAAGTTACCCGCCGCAGTAATAAAGGCTCTGGTAACTTCCTCAGGCTACAACATTCTTTCGGTTTTTCGAGTTCTTATTCGCACTTGAAAGCGTTCAAAGTAAAAAGTGGTCAGTTCGTCAAAAAAGGGCAGCTGATTGCAATTTCCGGCAACAGTGGGCTCTCTTCTGGCCCTCACCTGCATTACGAGGTGCGATTTGTTGGGCGAGCACTGAATCCGAAACCATTTGTCGATTGGAGCCTTAATGATTTCGAAGACATTTTTACTAAGGAGCGAAGAATACGATGGGAATCTTTAATCAAAACAGTGGAACAACGAGTAGCTCAGCAGCTTCAACTCTCATCGCCAAAGGCTGTTCTCTTAGCGGAGAACTCAAAGTAG